From a single Oncorhynchus tshawytscha isolate Ot180627B linkage group LG33, Otsh_v2.0, whole genome shotgun sequence genomic region:
- the LOC112231176 gene encoding pecanex-like protein 3 isoform X1 produces the protein MGSQALQILRQGVWASITGGWYVDPHQSTFSNCFHLYLWIFLLAFPFLLYMSLPPSLVVAAVYCAVVAAFFTAIKAVNFHLHAMFDLGEMVEKRQVSHITNAPRLEEGDNGSGGHDGNQHRDSNVGVEMTVFRKVNSTPPVRCSSQHSLFGLNQVSEFLPQLDDSRGSKDIKDLMREQCSNNLIVTSARREIFCHSSQDPIHVANMVPSCLAAAVGGEFPDLRGVGTGIAGGFGSFHPGMCISIPPSPSSQEDGGEKGQLEEIKGMLEQLSQQSPEEPYSPLGPSAESESLGDAPISPLIKSSLSEELSENLLGLGLDPVAFAPGTEHPGSRSGVAMTAGSTDSCFSGGGVTTDRETLSTVSSYRSEKTDSTQLESPSLSLPHNIDSVAPTSASALGTSTLEPAEEPVLQGGSDTDDLSDSELLRSPSKELSLGQGLDKTIVEGEDLPPVPSDITQPPSLQDLSPSSSGHPEACDLDRTVPVPPLPPPRQVNTLPSGLALGLVSSEPDHPVSSIPFLPSEQPFLQAQQVVRPKDLKLLRTGGGCVGHQPGCRKAPRKRGGGGSSSFDCGSYRRHHGQHRDYIPVRSRLGAKTYSESLFEDSSDEDDGSSVGSQRHYSSDDDDSSSSTSCYSPDLANTGVTNPPPSTQLPIPREGTLSETSGPILSQRPQRSASTASAKTHARVLSMDEAGGGHTNTVVLPSTMLTTTAPRPLTISKSDLEARTSHTDGFPGTHHHRLDSLGGSWVGNQTGWRAGEVVEEGAVGGALAPEEGGKQDSVSSVKRTQAIRRRHNAGSNPTPPPSTMGSPPSLQDLQRARTSSHSRTRTLPSALQFATSLLLPRAGVHEASTFDDTTEGAVHYFYDEGGVKRSYTFGPAGGGYEDPVVERERQSQSSSFTSNDVQDGAPVLTVLQPRPVVLQGMQVRRVPLEMSDMPEFDLDHESLHESQENTLMIEEKAKPKHYYRFWVLPGKWLRVRYDRLALLALLDRNRGVGENVFAVVLASMVAFLGFLLLLQGFFRDIWVFQFCLVIASCQYSLLKSVQPDAASPMHGHNWVIVYSRPVYFCLCCAHVWVFDLAGRSGHLQPFSLYGVTFFSAHFLLCARDVLIVLTLCFPIIFLFGLVPQVNTFLMCLLEQVDMHIFGGTATTSPLSSLYSLLRSVLVTALLYGFCLGAIIAPWEHPHVPVVFSVFCGLLLAFSYHLSRQSSDPIILWSLVRSKFFPELLGRTPEEPPLEIKDPLPEKLHNSVKEMFHSDLVMCPLMAVITFAISASTVFIALQPALSYVLYMVAGGVGFLTHYLLPQLRKQLPWFCLAHPVLRSREYSQFEVRDAAQLMWFEKLYAWLQCLEKYFIYPAVVLNSLTTEAQLVSQNPMKLYIYGRALFIPLAGMKLLRLSFCAPSLQYVTLCFTALFFLFDYPHFSETFLLDYYLMSILFSKLWDLLYKLRFVLTYIAPWQITWGSAFHAFAQPFAVPHSAMLFVQAVFSALFSTPLNPVLGSAVFVTSYTRPVKFWERDYNTKRVDHSNTRLATQLDRNPGADDNNLNSIFYEHLTRSLQHSLCGDLLLGRWGNYTTGDCFILASDYLNALVHIIEIGNGLITFQLRGLEFRGTYCQQREVEAITEGVEEDEGCCCCEPGHLPHMLSFNAAFGQRWLAWEVAATKYVLEGYSISDNNAASMLQVFDLRKILITYYVKSIVYYVSRSPKLEEWLANEMVQEALRPCLGPAYVDSDPTFNLNIDEDYDHRASGVTPSSFCVVYLDWIQYCNSRRQTPVEESERDSPLVTLCFGLCVLGRRALGTASHSMSASLEPFLYGLHALFKGDFRITSPRDEWVFADMDLLNRVVAPGVRMSLKLHQDHFTSPDEYEDPVVLYDAITANEENMVISHEGDPVWRGAILANMPSLLALRHVMDDGSDEYKIIMLNKRFLSFRVIKVNRECVRGLWAGQQQELVFLRNRNPERGSIQNAKQALRNMINSSCDQPIGYPIYVSPLTTSFAGGHTQLRSVWGGPVSPHNIYSWLISSWDRLQKGCGAGCNSGGNIEDSDCGGGSTFVSNNPSAHTTQSTPASSLPQPHFTFIHPPMGTDNPVGPTPTWPHHPQPLPLALLSQSEGRMDAGLVTSLHRTSSIQGLLGQHLSSSQLSFSSSLVMAPLPGPGSFLDGGHRGSGRAGLGHGLPYEGLYGKWSMSGRKGFNGPAAAESDGGASQFIRTQSTPPALPPGASPTQDPLGVTQSTETTPPSPAPGKESTELPLLEHLG, from the exons AGGATCTGATGCGAGAGCAATGCAGCAACAACTTGATTGTCACGTCAGCTCGCCGGGAGATCTTCTGCCACAGCTCCCAGGACCCCATCC ATGTTGCCAACATGGTCCCGTCCTGCTTGGCTGCTGCTGTAGGGGGAGAGTTCCCTGATCTAAGGGGAGTGGGAACAGGGATAGCAGGGGGATTTGGTAGCTTCCATCCTGGGATGTGCATCTCcatccccccatccccctccagTCAGGAAGACGGAGGAGAGAAGGGCCAATTGGAGGAGATTAAGGGCATGCTGGAGCAGCTGTCCCAGCAGAGTCCTGAGGAGCCCTACTCCCCCTTGGGCCCCTCTGCTGAGTCAGAGAGCCTGGGGGATGCTCCCATCAGCCCTCTCATAAAGAGCAGTCTGAGTGAGGAGCTAAGTGAGAACCTGCTTGGGCTGGGCCTTGACCCTGTGGCCTTCGCCCCGGGAACAGAGCACCCAGGCAGCCGCAGTGGGGTGGCCATGACTGCCGGCTCCACAGACAGCTGCTTCAGCGGGGGCGGAGTGACCACAGACCGTGAGACCCTCAGCACAGTCAGCAGCTACCGCAGTGAGAAGACTGACTCCACCCAGCTGGAGAGCCCTTCACTCAGCCTGCCACATAACATAGACTCCGTGGCGCCAACCTCTGCCTCAGCCCTTGGCACCAGTACCCTAGAGCCAGCAGAGGAGCCTGTACTGCAGGGGGGCAGTGATACTGATGATCTGTCGGACAGCGAACTACTGCGCTCCCCCTCCAAAGAGCTCTCTCTGGGCCAGGGGCTTGATAAGACAATAGTGGAAGGGGAAGATTTGCCACCTGTCCCCTCAGATATTACACAGCCCCCCTCCCTTCAGGACTTGTCTCCCTCCAGTAGTGGGCACCCGGAGGCATGTGATCTGGACAGGACGGTCCCcgttccccccctcccccctccgcGGCAGGTTAACACGTTGCCGTCAGGGCTGGCCCTGGGTCTAGTGTCTTCTGAACCTGATCATCCTGTCTCCTCTATCCCCTTCCTGCCCTCTGAGCAGCCCTTTCTGCAGGCCCAGCAGGTAGTGCGCCCCAAAGACTTGAAGCTGCTGCGGACCGGTGGTGGTTGTGTTGGCCACCAGCCTGGCTGCAGGAAAGCCCCTCGCAAGCGAGGTGGCGGGGGAAGCAGCAGCTTTGACTGTGGCTCCTACAGGAGGCACCACGGACAGCACAGAGACTACATCCCAGTGCGCAGTCGGCTGGGAGCTAAGACCTACAGCGAGAGCCTGTTTGAGGACTCCAGTGACGAGGATGATGGGTCCAGTGTGGGCtcccagagacactacagctctGACGATGATGATTCCAGCTCCTCTACCTCATGCTACTCCCCCGACCTCGCTAACACTGGTGTTACAAACCCGCCCCCCTCCACCCAGCTGCCCATCCCCAGGGAAGGAACGTTGTCCGAGACGTCTGGCCCCATCCTCTCCCAGAGGCCACAGAGGTCAGCCAGCACGGCTAGTGCTAAGACTCATGCCAGGGTGCTCAGTATGGACGAGGCCGGTGGGGGCCACACTAACACTGTGGTCCTTCCCTCCACCATGCTGACCACCACCGCCCCACGACCCCTCACCATCTCCAAGTCAGACCTGGAGGCCCGGACCAGCCACACAGATGGCTTCCCTGGAACTCACCACCATCGCCTGGACTCTCTGGGAGGCTCCTGGGTTGGCAACCAGACGGGCTGGAGGGCCGGGGAAGTGGTGGAGGAGGGAGCTGTGGGGGGAG CCCTGGCCCCAGAGGAGGGGGGCAAGCAGGACTCAGTGAGCAGTGTGAAGAGGACCCAGGCCATCCGCAGGCGACACAACGCAGGGAGCAACCCCACACCACCCCCCTCTACCATGGGCTCCCCACCCAG TCTCCAGGACCTCCAGCGTGCCCGTACCTCCTCACACTCACGGACCCGGACCCTGCCATCTGCCTTACAGTTCGCCACCTCACTACTGCTGCCCCGCGCTGGGGTCCACGAGGCCTCTACCTTCGACGACACCACAGAGGGGGCTGTGCACTACTTCTATGACGAGGGTG GAGTGAAGAGATCGTACACGTTTGGACCTGCAGGAGGCGGTTATGAGGACCCAGTGGT GGAGCGGGAAAGACAGTCCCAGTCCTCCAGCTTCACCTCCAATGATGTCCAGGATGGGGCACCGGTGCTCACAGTGCTCCAGCCCAGGCCTGTGGTTCTGCAGGGCATGCAGGTGCGCAGGGTACCCCTGGAGATGTCAGATATGCCAGAG TTTGACCTGGACCATGAATCTCTGCATGAGTCCCAGGAGAACACGCTGATGATCGAAGAGAAGGCCAAGCCCAAACACTACTACCGTTTCTGGGTACTGCCAGGCAAGTGGCTGAGGGTGCGTTATGACCGTCTGGCCCTGCTGGCACTACTGGACAG GAACCGTGGTGTAGGGGAGAATGTGTTTGCAGTGGTGCTGGCCAGCATGGTGGCCTTCCTGGGGTTCCTGCTCCTCTTGCAGGGTTTCTTCAGGGACATTTGGGTGTTCCAGTTCTGCCTGGTCATCGCCAGCTGTCAGTACTCACTACTAAAG AGTGTTCAACCAGATGCAGCCTCCCCAATGCAT GGCCATAACTGGGTCATCGTGTACAGTCGGCCCGTCTACTTCTGCCTGTGCTGTGCTCACGTCTGGGTGTTCGACCTTGCTGGGCGCTCGGGCCACCTGCAGCCCTTCTCCCTCTACGGCGTCACCTTCTTCTCCGCTCACTTCCTGCTCTGTGCCAGGGACGTGCTCATAG TGTTGACCTTGTGCTTCCCCATCATTTTCCTGTTTGGGCTTGTACCTCAGGTCAACaccttcctcatgtgtcttctgGAGCAGGTCGACATGCACATTTTTGGGGGAACGG CCACCACCAGCCCCCTGTCGTCCCTTTACAGCCTGTTACGCAGTGTGTTGGTGACCGCGCTGCTCTATGGGTTCTGTCTTGGTGCTATCATTGCTCCCTGGGAACATCCCCATGTGCCAGTAgtgttctctgtgttctgtggTCTGCTCCTGGCCTTCTCCTACCACCTGAGCCGCCAAAGCAGCGACCCCATCATCCTGTG GTCTCTGGTCCGCTCCAAGTTCTTTCCTGAGCTGCTGGGTCGGACCCCTGAGGAGCCTCCTCTGGAGATCAAAGACCCCCTGCCTGAGAAACTACACAACTCTGTG AAAGAGATGTTCCACTCTGACCTTGTCATGTGTCCCCTCATGGCTGTCATCACGTTTGCCATCAGCGCCAGCACTGTCTTCATCGCTCTGCAG CCTGCTCTAAGTTACGTCCTGTACATGGTGGCCGGGGGGGTGGGCTTCCTCACACACTACCTGCTGCCTCAGCTCCGCAAGCAGCTGCCCTGGTTCTGCCTGGCCCACCCTGTCCTCCGTTCTCGAGAGTACAGCCAGTTTGAGGTCCGCG ATGCCGCCCAGCTGATGTGGTTTGAGAAGCTGTATGCGTGGTTGCAGTGTTTGGAGAAGTATTTCATCTACCCGGCGGTGGTGCTCAACTCCCTCACTACAGAAGCCCAGCTTGTCAGCCAGAACCCAATGAAACTGTACATCTA tggCCGTGCTCTGTTCATCCCTCTGGCGGGGATGAAGCTGCTGCGCTTGTCGTTCTGCGCCCCGTCCCTGCAGTACGTCACGCTGTGCTTCAccgccctcttcttcctcttcgaCTACCCACACTTCTCAGAGACCTTCCTGCTCGACTATTACCTCATGTCTATCCTCTTCAGCAAG CTCTGGGACCTGCTCTACAAGCTGCGTTTTGTTCTCACCTACATCGCTCCCTGGCAGATCACCTGGGGCTCCGCCTTCCACGCCTTCGCCCAGCCCTTCGCTGTGCCCC ACTCAGCCATGCTGTTTGTccaggctgtgttctctgctctcttctccacccCCCTCAATCCTGTCCTGGGCAGTGCTGTGTTCGTCACCTCCTACACCAGGCCTGTCAAGTTCTGGGAGAGAGACTACAA CACCAAGCGGGTTGATCACTCCAACACTCGACTGGCCACCCAGCTGGACCGCAACCCAG gTGCTGATGACAACAACCTGAACTCTATCTTCTATGAACACCTGACGCGCTCTTTGCAGCACAGCCTGTGTGGTGATCTGTTGCTGGGCCGTTGGGGAAACTACACCACAGGAGACTGCTTCATCCTGGCCTCCGACTACCTCAATGCCCTGGTGCACATCATCGAGATTGGCAACGGCCTGATCACCTTCCAGCTGAGGGGGCTGGAGTTCAGGG gTACTTACTGCCAGCAGCGGGAGGTGGAGGCCATCAccgagggggtggaggaggacgagggctgctgctgctgtgagCCAGGCCATCTGCCTCACATGCTCTCTTTTAACGCAGCGTTCGGCCAGCGCTGGCTGGCCTGGGAGGTGGCTGCCACCAAGTACGTCCTGGAGGGCTACAGCATCAGCGACAACAACGCCGCCTCCATGCTGCAGGTGTTTGACCTGCGCAAGATCCTCATCACCTACTacgtcaag AGCATTGTCTACTACGTCAGTCGATCTCCTAAACTGGAGGAGTGGCTGGCCAATGAGATGGTGCAGGAGGCGCTGCGGCCCTGCCTAGGCCCCGCCTACGTGGACAGTGACCCGACCTTCAACCTGAACATAGACGAAGACTACGACCACAGGGCCTCTGGCGTCACCCCCAGCTCCTTCTGTGTGGTCTATCTGGACTGGATCCAGTACTGTAACAGCAGACGCCAGACG ccggtggaggagagcgagagagactctCCTCTGGTCACCCTGTGTTTTGGCCTGTGTGTCCTGGGGAGAAGGGCTCTGGGCACAGCCTCCCACAGTATGTCTGCCAG CTTGGAGCCTTTTCTGTACGGCCTCCACGCCCTCTTCAAGGGGGACTTCCGCATCACTTCTCCCAGGGATGAGTGGGTGTTTGCAGACATGGACCTGCTGAACAGGGTGGTGGCGCCCGGGGTGCGCATGTCCCTCAAACTGCACCAG GATCACTTCACGTCTCCAGACGAGTACGAGGACCCGGTGGTTCTGTACGACGCCATCACGGCCAACGAAGAGAACATGGTGATCAGCCACGAGGGCGACCCGGTGTGGCGCGGCGCCATTCTGGCCAACATGCCCTCGCTGCTGGCCCTGCGCCACGTCATGGACGATGGCAGCGACGAGTACAAGATCATCATGCTCAACAAGAGGTTCCTCAGCTTCAGGGTCATCAAG gtgaacagggagtgtgTGCGTGGGCTGTGGGCGGGCCAGCAGCAGGAGCTGGTGTTCCTGCGGAACCGGAACCCAGAGCGTGGCAGCATACAGAACGCCAAGCAGGCCTTGAGGAACATGATCAACTCGTCATGTGACCAGCCCATCGGCTACCCCATCTACGTGTCGCCCCTCACCACCTCCTTCGCAGGCGGGCACACCCAGCTCCGCTCAGTCTGGGGGGGGCCTGTCAGCCCCCATAACATCTACTCCTGGCTCATCAGCAGCTGGGACAG GTTACAGAAGGGTTGTGGAGCTGGCTGTAATAGTGGGGGAAATATTGAGGACTCTGACTGCGGCGGCGGCTCCACATTCGTCTCCAACAACCCATCGGCTCACACCACCCAGAGCACCCCGGCCTCCAGCCTTCCCCAGCCCCACTTCACCTTCATCCACCCCCCCATGG GAACTGACAACCCTGTGGGCCCCACCCCCACCTGGCCCCACCACCCTCAGCCCCTCCCCTTGGCTCTGCTCAGCCAGTCAGAGGGCAGGATGGATGCTGGGCTAGTTACTTCCCTCCACCGGACCTCATCCATCCAGGGTCTCCTGGGTCAGCACCTGTCCAGCTCCCAGCTGTCCTTCAGCAGCTCTCTGGTCATGGCTCCCCTGCCTGGCCCAGGCAGCTTCCTGGACGGAGGGCACAGAGGGTCCGGGCGGGCAGGACTGGGACATGGCCTGCCCTACGAGGGTCTCTACGGGAAGTGGAGCATGTCCGGCAGGAAGGGCTTCAACGGGCCAGCCGCAGCTGAGAGTGACGGTGGAGCTTCTCAGTTCATACGGACACAG TCTACTCCTCCTGCACTGCCGCCTGGGGCCAGCCCAACACAGGACCCCCTGGGGGTCACCCAGTCCACTGAGACCACGCCCCCCAGCCCTGCGCCCGGGAAGGAGTCCACCGAGCTGCCTTTACTTGAGCACCTGGGCTGA